A single Carassius carassius chromosome 3, fCarCar2.1, whole genome shotgun sequence DNA region contains:
- the si:ch211-63p21.2 gene encoding FH1/FH2 domain-containing protein 1 — protein sequence MHLLSSSASRVNLQEYPMKESESSLFDTSWSSLVKRAPLLRLNALDFSDLWDDEDLELDSTDEDSSQTSANQTAATPIAPPPPPLAPPLSVASESPSGCRTLRLHWSALLSLPPLPRVGRFGLQSIWAGLEPVQLDTNRLEYLFESKRTSSSALCSLMGARQKQPCVSVLCVKRSNIITIALSSLPPAHLLPPAIYSMDNTVLDREDLQRLQMLVPTEEELNLIKEAKARAPRSPLGPAEQCLLILGSVPHLSARLQLWAFSLDHDTLEREIAEPLFHLKLAMEQLAANQTFRCILATVLAVGNFLNGCKAKGFELSYLGKLSQVRDTHGHQPLLHHVCALLLQLYPQSSDLYSDITAVTKASKCDYTQVQMNLSQLESLCKASWDQLRLLEKDGKKKKGGGRKEEGGEEAALHQRLTQFLKDCEERLKVLRAVHRRVINRFHSFLLFLGYSRSMVRETSAEVFCKTVSDFALEYRATRSAVLQQREREKEKKNGQNTPKLRPRLQQSPAHENQEQVKLEEVLKTPESPSTSSFHFDFTLQRQRSKTSDKKGCPSRKLKW from the exons ATGCATTTACTTTCCTCAAGTGCCTCAAGAGTAAATCTCCAAGAATATCCAATGAAAGAATCCGAATCTTCTCTTTTCGACACCTCCTGGTCCTCCCTTGTAAAGCGCGCCCCTCTGCTCCGCCTCAACGCCCTTGACTTCTCCGACCTGTGGGATGATGAGGATCTGGAGCTGGACAGCACTGATGAAGACTCCTCCCAAACATCGGCCAATCAGACTGCAGCCACACCCATcgcccctccccctcccccgtTGGCCCCGCCCCTCTCTGTAGCAAGCGAGTCTCCGTCAGGTTGTCGTACTCTGAGGCTCCACTGGAGCGCGCTGCTGAGTCTGCCGCCTCTGCCGAGAGTGGGCCGCTTCGGGCTTCAGTCCATCTGGGCCGGTCTGGAACCAGTTCAGCTAGACACCAACAGACTGGAATACCTGTTTGAGAGCAAACGCACCAGCAGCAGCGCCCTCTGCAGTCTGATGGGGGCACGACAG AAGCAGCCGTGTGTGTCTGTTCTGTGTGTGAAGCGCAGTAACATCATCACTATCGCTCTGAGCAGTCTGCCGCCGGCTCACCTGCTTCCTCCTGCCATATACAGCATGGACAACACTGTACTGGACAGAGAAGACCTCCAG AGGTTACAGATGCTGGTTCCCACCGAAGAGGAGCTGAATCTGATCAAGGAGGCGAAGGCTCGGGCCCCGCGCTCACCTCTGGGCCCCGCAGAGCAGTGTCTCCTGATCTTGGGCAGCGTTCCTCATCTGAGCGCCAGACTGCAGCTCTGGGCCTTCTCTCTGGACCACGACACactggagaga GAAATCGCTGAGCCGCTCTTCCATCTGAAGCTTGCCATGGAGCAGCTGGCGGCCAATCAGACGTTTCGCTGCATACTTGCGACTGTGCTGGCCGTGGGTAACTTTCTGAACGGCTGTAAG GCGAAGGGCTTTGAGTTGAGTTACCTGGGCAAACTCTCTCAGGTGAGAGACACGCACGGCCACCAGCCTCTGCTTCATCACGTTTGTGCGTTACTGCTCCAGCTTTACCCACAATCCTCTGATCTTTACTCCGACATCACTGCGGTCACTAAAGCCAGCAAG TGTGACTACACACAAGTGCAGATGAATCTCTCGCAGCTCGAATCGCTTTGCAAAGCATCCTGGGATCAACTCCGACTACTTGAGAAGGATGGGAAGAAGAAGAAAGGTGGAGGAAGGAAAGAGGAAGGTGGAGAAGAGGCAGCGCTCCATCAGAGGCTTACACAGTTTCTGAAGGACTGTGAGGAGAGACTGAAGGTGCTCCGAGCCGTTCACCGCAGAGTCATCAACAG ATTCCACTCgttcctgctcttcctgggttaTTCGCGCAGCATGGTGAGAGAAACGAGTGCGGAGGTGTTTTGTAAGACCGTCAGTGACTTCGCTCTGGAGTACAGAGCCACTCGCAGTGCTGTGCTtcaacagagggagagagagaaggagaagaagaacggCCAAAACACACCGAAACTCAGACCCAGACTCCAACAAAGCCCAGCTCAT GAGAATCAGGAGCAGGTGAAACTTGAAGAGGTTTTGAAGACTCCTGAATCACCATCGACGTCATCTTTCCACTTTGACTTCACTCTTCAACGACAACGCAGCAAGACGAGCGACAAGAAAG GTTGTCCCTCCCGAAAGCTGAAGTGGTGA
- the LOC132115642 gene encoding heterogeneous nuclear ribonucleoprotein C-like isoform X1 encodes MEHSPTTSSLMASNVTNKTDPRSLNSRVFIGNLNTMLVTKADVEAIFSKYGKIVGCSVHKGFAFVQYANERNARAAVAGEDGRMIVGQVLDINLAGEPKPHRPNTTKRSAGDMYSPSFDLDYDFQRDYYDRMYSYPSRVPPPPPPPLSRPVIPSKRARVSVSGGSRRTKSSFSSKSSQRTSRTMRVDDLQTIKKELTQIKHKVDYLLESLERMERDHSKKSEVKSSKPDEVSPQHSSSKKERETSEMNEYEDEGDLLEEEEIKSRGREDDDEEEEGEQEEGEDDGDSANGDHS; translated from the exons ATGGA ACATTCCCCCACAACCAGCAGCCTGATGGCCAGCAACGTCACCAACAAGACAGATCCGCGTTCGCTGAACTCCCGTGTCTTCATCGGGAACCTCAACACCATGCTGGTGACCAAGGCTGATGTGGAGGCCATCTTCAGTAAGTACGGGAAGATTGTGGGTTGCTCTGTGCACAAAGGTTTCGCCTTCGTCCAGTACGCCAACGAGAGGAACGCCAGAGCAGCAGTCGCTGGCGAGGATGGGCGGATGATCGTCGGACAGGTGCTCG ATATAAATCTGGCTGGGGAGCCAAAACCCCATCGGCCAAACACTACTAAGCGCTCTGCAGGAGATATGTACag TCCTTCATTTGATCTGGACTATGACTTTCAGAGAGATTACTATGACAG GATGTACTCGTACCCGTCGCGTGTCCCCCCACCCCCTCCTCCTCCGCTCTCACGGCCGGTGATTCCCTCCAAACGTGCGCGAGTGAGCGTGAGCGGTGGCAGCCGCAGGACCAAGAGCAGCTTCTCCTCTAAGAGCAGCCAACGCACGTCCCGCACCA TGAGAGTTGATGATCTACAAACCATTAAGAAGGAACTGACTCAGATTAAACACAAAGTGGACTATCTGCTGGAGAGCCTGGAGCGCATGGAGAGAGACCACAGCAAGAAATCAG AGGTGAAGAGCTCTAAACCAGATGAAGTCTCACCACAGCACTCCAGCAGCAAGAAAGAGCGCGAGACCTCAGAAATGAACGAATATGAGGACGAGGGAGACCTACTAGAGGAAGAGGAG ATCAAGAGTCGAGGAAgggaggatgatgatgaagaagaggaagGTGAGCAGGAGGAAGGAGAGGATGATGGGGACAGCGCCAACGGAGACCATTCTTAA
- the LOC132115642 gene encoding heterogeneous nuclear ribonucleoprotein C-like isoform X2 — protein sequence MASNVTNKTDPRSLNSRVFIGNLNTMLVTKADVEAIFSKYGKIVGCSVHKGFAFVQYANERNARAAVAGEDGRMIVGQVLDINLAGEPKPHRPNTTKRSAGDMYSPSFDLDYDFQRDYYDRMYSYPSRVPPPPPPPLSRPVIPSKRARVSVSGGSRRTKSSFSSKSSQRTSRTMRVDDLQTIKKELTQIKHKVDYLLESLERMERDHSKKSEVKSSKPDEVSPQHSSSKKERETSEMNEYEDEGDLLEEEEIKSRGREDDDEEEEGEQEEGEDDGDSANGDHS from the exons ATGGCCAGCAACGTCACCAACAAGACAGATCCGCGTTCGCTGAACTCCCGTGTCTTCATCGGGAACCTCAACACCATGCTGGTGACCAAGGCTGATGTGGAGGCCATCTTCAGTAAGTACGGGAAGATTGTGGGTTGCTCTGTGCACAAAGGTTTCGCCTTCGTCCAGTACGCCAACGAGAGGAACGCCAGAGCAGCAGTCGCTGGCGAGGATGGGCGGATGATCGTCGGACAGGTGCTCG ATATAAATCTGGCTGGGGAGCCAAAACCCCATCGGCCAAACACTACTAAGCGCTCTGCAGGAGATATGTACag TCCTTCATTTGATCTGGACTATGACTTTCAGAGAGATTACTATGACAG GATGTACTCGTACCCGTCGCGTGTCCCCCCACCCCCTCCTCCTCCGCTCTCACGGCCGGTGATTCCCTCCAAACGTGCGCGAGTGAGCGTGAGCGGTGGCAGCCGCAGGACCAAGAGCAGCTTCTCCTCTAAGAGCAGCCAACGCACGTCCCGCACCA TGAGAGTTGATGATCTACAAACCATTAAGAAGGAACTGACTCAGATTAAACACAAAGTGGACTATCTGCTGGAGAGCCTGGAGCGCATGGAGAGAGACCACAGCAAGAAATCAG AGGTGAAGAGCTCTAAACCAGATGAAGTCTCACCACAGCACTCCAGCAGCAAGAAAGAGCGCGAGACCTCAGAAATGAACGAATATGAGGACGAGGGAGACCTACTAGAGGAAGAGGAG ATCAAGAGTCGAGGAAgggaggatgatgatgaagaagaggaagGTGAGCAGGAGGAAGGAGAGGATGATGGGGACAGCGCCAACGGAGACCATTCTTAA